In one window of Hyla sarda isolate aHylSar1 chromosome 1, aHylSar1.hap1, whole genome shotgun sequence DNA:
- the LOC130285142 gene encoding zinc finger protein 2-like — MDKDRNEMTKRILHFTLEILHLLTGEDYTIVKKTWDKEPPLLSLIHEQKILELTNRITELLIREVPIRCQDVAVYFSMEEWEYVEGHKDLYQDIVMMEDHRPLTSQDGVIDRNPPERCPRPLYSQDCPEENVLEKHQGEDLTIIKVEDEEWMMDDHPGMGEETEEIPGGVTPEHSSKNSEGNFMFSLNEEGEYGEIMERSSGEDGEIMERSSGEDGEIMERSSGEDLLAPNVHPGLHSTDGSYNYPPNFEEPFPDQPPIEGGRIRCDECGKEFTRRSSLFTHKRIHKGERPFSCSKCGKCFTQKYHLVTHERSHTGEKPYTCSECGNSFTNKSALVTHARCHTGERPYSCSECGKCFAIQSNLVRHERIHSEQPYSCSECGKCFTQQSSLLAHVRSHAGEKPYACSKCGKCFINQSHLVRHERIHTGEKPYSCSECGKCFINKSDLVRHERIHTGETPYSCPVCGKCFKNKSDLVSHERGHTHVLNMGNALQINQILLDMRGFTQERSHSPDQNAENDL, encoded by the exons atggacaaggacaggaatgagatgactaagagaatattacacttcaccttggagatcctccacctgctgaccggagag gattacaccatagtgaagaagacatgggACAAGGAGCCTCCACTTCTGTCACTGATACATGAGCAGAAAATCCTAGAACTGACCaacaggatcactgagctgctgattagagag gttcctataaggtgtcaggatgtggcggtctatttctccatggaggagtgggagtatgtagaaggacacaaggatctgtaccaggacatagtcatgatggaggatcaccggccccttacatcacaag atggagtcattgatagaaatccacccgagaggtgtccccgccctctgtattcccaggactgtccagaggaaaatgtcctagagaagcatcag ggggAAGATCTGACTATTAttaaagtggaggatgaagagtGGATGATGGACGATCACCCAGGTATGGGGGAAGAGAcggaggaaattccaggaggtgttaccccag AACATTCCAGTAAGAATTCTGAGGGAAACTTCATGTTTTCCCTGAATGAAGAAGGAGAatatggagagatcatggagcgctcctcaggagaagatggagagatcatggagcgctcctcaggagaagatggagagatcatggagcgctcctcaggagaagacctccttgcccctaatgtccatccaggACTTCACAGTACAGATGGATCCTATAATTATCCCCCTAATTTTGAGGAACCTTTTCCTGACCAACCACCGATTGAGGGGGGGAGGATTCGATGTGATGAATGTGGAAAAGAGTTTACTAGAAGATCAAGTCTTTTCACACACAAAAGAATTCACAAAGGCGAAAGacccttttcatgttcaaaatgtgggaaatgttttacccaaaaataccaTCTTGTTACACACGAGAGAAGTCACACGGGAGAGAAGCCGTATACTTGTTCAGAATGCGGGAATAGCTTTACAAATAAATCAGCTCTTGTTACACACGCGAgatgtcacacaggagagaggccatattcttgttcagaatgtggaaaatgttttgcaaTTCAATCAAATCTTGTTAGACACGAGAGAATTCACTCAGagcagccatattcatgttcagaatgtgggaaatgttttacacaacAGTCCAGTCTTCTTGCACATGTGAGAAGTCAcgcaggagagaagccgtatgcATGTTCTaaatgtggcaaatgttttataaatcaatcacatcttgttagacatgagcggattcacacaggagagaagccgtattcttgttcagaatgcgggaaatgttttataaataaatcagatcttgtcaggcatgagagaattcacacaggagagacgcCGTATTCCTGTCcagtatgtgggaaatgttttaaaaataaatcagACCTTGTTTCCCATGAGAGAGGTCATACTCATGTTCTAAATATGGGAAACGCTTTGCAAATTAATCAAATCTTGTTAGACATGAGAGGAtttacacaggagagaagccatagtCCAGACCAGAATGCTGAAAATGATTTATAA